One window of Flavobacterium ammonificans genomic DNA carries:
- the dnaK gene encoding molecular chaperone DnaK, which translates to MGKIIGIDLGTTNSCVSVMEGNEAVVIPNAEGKRTTPSIIAFVEGGEIKVGDPAKRQAVTNPTKTIASIKRFMGQSFSETTSEAKRVPYSVVKGDNNTPRVDIDGRLYTAQELSAMTLQKMKKTAEDYLGQTVTEAVITVPAYFNDAQRQATKEAGEIAGLKVMRIINEPTAAALAYGLDKKGKDQKIAVYDLGGGTFDISILELGDGVFEVLSTNGDTHLGGDDFDQTIIDWLADEFKAEEGIDLRLDPMSLQRIKEAAEKAKIELSSSAETEINLPYVTATASGPKHLVKKLTRAQFEKLSDTLVKRSMEPVAKALKDAGLSTSDIDEVILVGGSTRMPRIADEVEKFFGKKASKGVNPDEVVAIGAAIQGGVLSGDVKDVLLLDVTPLSLGIETMGGVMTTLIESNTTIPTKKSQVFSTAADSQPSVEIHVLQGARAMAADNKTIGRFHLDGIPPAPRGVPQIEVTFDIDANGIIKVSATDKGTGKSHDIRIEASSGLTAEEIEKMKKDAEANAESDKIAREKAEKLNEADGMIFQTESQLKELGDKLSDDNKVAIEYALTELRMAHQSQDIPAIQTALDNINAAWKKATEAMYAQGEQGQADAQPQGDGQSGDNVEDVDFEEVK; encoded by the coding sequence ATGGGTAAAATCATCGGAATTGATTTAGGTACAACCAACTCTTGTGTTTCTGTAATGGAAGGTAACGAGGCAGTTGTAATACCTAATGCGGAAGGTAAAAGAACAACTCCTTCTATTATCGCTTTTGTTGAAGGCGGAGAAATTAAAGTAGGAGATCCTGCAAAAAGACAAGCGGTAACAAATCCTACCAAAACTATTGCTTCTATCAAACGTTTCATGGGACAATCGTTCAGCGAAACAACTTCAGAAGCAAAACGTGTTCCTTATTCAGTTGTAAAAGGTGACAACAATACGCCACGTGTGGATATTGACGGTCGTTTATACACTGCTCAAGAATTGTCAGCTATGACACTTCAAAAAATGAAAAAAACAGCTGAGGACTATTTAGGTCAAACAGTTACTGAAGCAGTTATTACTGTTCCAGCTTATTTTAACGATGCACAACGTCAAGCTACAAAAGAAGCGGGTGAAATCGCTGGTTTGAAAGTAATGCGTATTATCAACGAACCAACTGCTGCTGCTTTAGCGTATGGTTTGGATAAAAAAGGTAAAGATCAAAAAATTGCTGTTTACGATTTAGGTGGTGGTACTTTTGATATTTCTATCCTAGAATTAGGAGACGGAGTTTTTGAAGTATTGTCTACAAATGGAGATACGCACTTAGGTGGAGATGACTTTGACCAAACAATCATTGACTGGTTGGCAGACGAATTTAAAGCAGAAGAAGGAATTGACTTGCGTTTAGACCCAATGTCATTACAACGTATCAAAGAAGCTGCTGAGAAAGCTAAAATTGAGTTGTCATCTTCAGCTGAAACTGAAATCAACTTACCATATGTTACTGCTACGGCTTCAGGACCTAAACACTTAGTGAAAAAATTAACTAGAGCACAATTCGAAAAATTGTCTGATACTTTAGTAAAACGTTCTATGGAGCCAGTTGCTAAAGCATTAAAAGATGCAGGTTTATCTACATCTGATATTGACGAAGTAATCTTAGTAGGAGGTTCTACTCGTATGCCAAGAATTGCTGACGAAGTAGAAAAATTCTTTGGTAAAAAAGCGTCTAAAGGAGTTAATCCTGATGAAGTAGTTGCTATTGGAGCTGCTATTCAAGGTGGAGTTTTATCTGGAGATGTAAAAGATGTATTGTTACTTGACGTAACTCCTCTTTCTTTAGGTATCGAAACTATGGGTGGTGTAATGACTACATTAATTGAGTCTAACACAACGATTCCAACTAAAAAATCACAAGTATTCTCTACAGCTGCTGATTCTCAACCATCTGTTGAAATTCACGTATTGCAAGGTGCTAGAGCAATGGCTGCAGATAACAAAACTATCGGTCGTTTCCACTTAGATGGTATTCCACCAGCACCAAGAGGAGTTCCACAAATTGAAGTTACTTTTGATATTGATGCTAATGGTATCATCAAAGTTTCGGCTACTGATAAAGGAACTGGAAAATCTCATGACATTCGTATCGAAGCTTCTTCTGGATTAACAGCTGAAGAAATCGAGAAAATGAAAAAAGATGCTGAAGCGAACGCTGAATCTGATAAAATAGCAAGAGAAAAAGCTGAAAAATTAAACGAAGCAGACGGAATGATCTTCCAAACTGAAAGTCAATTGAAAGAATTGGGTGATAAATTATCTGATGACAACAAAGTGGCTATCGAGTATGCTTTAACTGAATTGAGAATGGCACACCAATCTCAAGACATTCCAGCTATTCAAACTGCTTTGGACAACATCAATGCAGCTTGGAAAAAGGCTACTGAAGCGATGTATGCTCAGGGAGAACAAGGTCAAGCAGATGCACAACCTCAAGGGGATGGGCAATCAGGTGACAATGTAGAAGACGTTGACTTCGAAGAAGTGAAATAA
- the corA gene encoding magnesium/cobalt transporter CorA — translation MRKIVYKKGRKVQPLHFEYTGLHKNNDSEMQLFVYNDTDLTEYEKIEVADFDQSLICQKTNWINIHGLNNIELLQSVGNYFEIDTYMLADILNTTKRTKLEEQQDVLFFNIKSLLPKDNSDNIQTEQISFLIKEGVLISFQEKRSDFFTHIRERIRSHSGIVRTKKADFLLYVLLDAIMENFYITLEHEEHKVEELINLSKNSDNPIILERIEKHRDNYNFLKRSIIPLRDSLYDIKTIKDDNVFNLIENDNFSFFSRLYQKSLELLEQIESDRIALDSASNFFFSAQTQKMNEIMKTLTIVSSIFIPLTFIAGVYGMNFQNMPELKYPYGYHTVIGGMVFLGIAMVIYFKKRRWF, via the coding sequence ATGAGAAAAATAGTTTATAAGAAGGGTAGAAAAGTACAACCCTTGCATTTTGAGTATACAGGTTTACATAAGAATAACGATTCAGAAATGCAATTGTTTGTTTATAATGATACTGATTTGACGGAATATGAAAAAATTGAAGTGGCTGATTTTGATCAATCTTTAATATGTCAAAAAACGAACTGGATAAATATTCACGGTTTGAACAATATTGAATTACTTCAATCAGTAGGTAATTATTTTGAAATAGATACCTATATGTTGGCCGATATTTTAAATACTACTAAAAGAACTAAACTAGAAGAACAACAAGATGTCTTGTTTTTTAATATTAAATCACTTTTACCGAAAGACAATTCAGATAATATTCAAACGGAACAAATCAGTTTTTTAATTAAAGAAGGAGTTTTAATTTCCTTCCAAGAAAAACGAAGTGATTTTTTTACTCATATTAGAGAACGAATTCGATCTCATTCTGGAATTGTGAGAACTAAAAAAGCCGATTTTTTATTGTACGTTTTGTTAGATGCTATTATGGAAAACTTCTACATTACTTTGGAACATGAGGAACATAAAGTAGAAGAATTGATTAATTTATCCAAGAATAGTGACAATCCAATCATTCTAGAACGAATTGAAAAACATCGTGATAATTATAATTTCTTAAAACGTTCCATCATTCCGTTACGTGATTCATTGTATGACATTAAAACCATTAAAGACGACAATGTGTTTAATTTAATTGAAAACGATAATTTTAGTTTTTTTTCAAGATTATACCAAAAAAGTTTGGAACTGTTGGAACAAATTGAATCGGATAGGATTGCTTTAGATAGCGCTTCTAATTTCTTTTTTTCGGCTCAAACTCAAAAAATGAATGAGATTATGAAAACTTTAACGATAGTGTCTTCCATTTTTATTCCGCTTACGTTTATTGCAGGTGTATATGGAATGAATTTTCAGAATATGCCTGAATTGAAATATCCTTATGGTTATCATACTGTTATAGGAGGTATGGTTTTCTTAGGAATCGCTATGGTGATTTATTTCAAAAAAAGAAGGTGGTTTTGA
- a CDS encoding phytanoyl-CoA dioxygenase family protein, protein MNTPWVESPFFKELLDSKNLSEKNKQLAIDYNENGFIVIPNLISESEIDAIKSDMDNKGYNPEFKMENQRDHVRIQDLWMYSESTKNVACNTEIASVLEMLYEREPIPFQTLNFRVGSQQRAHSDTIHFSSIPAKFMCGVWVALEDITPENGAVFYYPKSQNLPEYNFSHFKSTPVDTAYSDYIEYEDFIEKIVEVHQFEKKPFYAKKGDVLIWSSNIIHGGSKVLNEQASRYSMVTHYYFKDCIYYTPMLSNMVTNELFLRNNLVDIKTGEKVVQSFNGTVINSYKTAPDKYILNDRLQTSPQYSPPTKKSKIHQFLKQLGVV, encoded by the coding sequence ATGAATACACCTTGGGTAGAATCGCCTTTTTTTAAAGAACTATTAGACAGTAAAAATCTCTCTGAAAAAAATAAACAATTGGCCATTGATTATAACGAAAATGGATTTATTGTCATTCCCAATTTGATTTCGGAATCCGAAATTGACGCCATTAAATCAGATATGGATAACAAAGGGTATAATCCTGAATTCAAGATGGAGAATCAACGAGATCATGTCCGAATTCAAGATTTATGGATGTATTCAGAAAGCACCAAAAATGTGGCTTGTAACACTGAAATCGCTTCGGTTTTGGAAATGCTTTATGAACGTGAACCAATCCCTTTTCAAACCTTGAATTTTAGAGTAGGTTCCCAACAAAGAGCGCACTCAGATACCATTCACTTTAGTTCCATCCCGGCTAAGTTCATGTGCGGGGTTTGGGTGGCATTAGAAGATATTACACCAGAAAATGGAGCAGTTTTTTATTATCCAAAATCACAAAACCTACCTGAATATAATTTTTCCCATTTTAAATCCACTCCAGTAGATACCGCCTATTCTGATTATATTGAGTATGAAGATTTTATTGAAAAAATTGTTGAAGTGCACCAATTCGAGAAGAAACCGTTTTATGCAAAAAAAGGAGATGTTTTAATTTGGTCGTCCAATATTATACATGGAGGTTCCAAAGTATTAAATGAACAAGCATCACGATATTCTATGGTAACCCATTACTATTTCAAAGATTGTATTTATTATACACCTATGTTATCCAATATGGTGACCAATGAACTATTTCTTAGAAATAATTTAGTAGATATAAAAACTGGAGAAAAAGTAGTTCAATCCTTTAACGGTACTGTTATTAATTCCTATAAAACAGCGCCAGACAAGTACATTTTAAATGATCGTTTACAAACTAGCCCTCAATACAGTCCACCTACAAAGAAATCAAAAATACACCAATTTTTAAAGCAATTAGGTGTAGTTTAA
- a CDS encoding zinc-dependent metalloprotease translates to MVQLKSSLILASLFLCFSQGAIGQNKKKKDAAKPAVTASETPKPDAKKGPKPYNKVIDTTAVTQKGLIDIHKMDAKYLFEIPATLLDTEIMTITRFSKTPAGGGIFGGEEVNRQVIQFEKGLNNTMLLRSISYVIMSPDGDKPLAQAVKNSSANPIIGNYDILAIKKDKDGKEVAYVIDMTPTFDADVQTFSLDPVKKQTLSIQAFQKEKSFIQKISSFPINTEIRTVKTYSTVPALLSLNPTPKIGTNLPAGLDSGFLTVELNTSMIALPKNPMRKRTFDARVGYFANQYGVFEEESHKSDTEVFAVRWRLEPKSKEDAAKQKRGELIEPAKPIVYYIDPATPDKWKKYIKQGIDDWQVAFEHAGWKNAIRGEYWPENDPTMSLEDARFSVLRYFAAEIQNAYGPNVHDPRTGEILESHIGWYHNIMSLLRNWYLIQTAAVDPAARKKQFDDNLMGELIRFVSSHEVGHTLGLRHNMGASSATPVEKLRDPAFQEKNGHTSSIMDYARFNYVAQPEDGVKHLFPKIGDYDKWAIKWGYSYFDDAKTDKEEKAILNEMTKEAYKNRRLWFGTETSPYDPRYQTEDIGDNAMKASAYGIKNLQRILPKLVEWSAEKGESYAELDELYSALTGQFRRYLGHVTKNVGGIYDTPKTYDMGGNQFEVVPRSIQKEAVSFLNTQLFATPKWLMNQSVLAKINPDNGVEAIKAMQESTLNNLLAGDRMVRLFEGSSINKNNYTVDELMTDVRNGIFAELKSNTPIDIHRRNLQKVFIDKVTGLLKPGNATVRSVPVGVTYGFNTRTVNLNQTDLPSIARGQLVGLKASVKAAAARSTDRLSKLHLLDLAARIENALDPK, encoded by the coding sequence ATGGTACAACTTAAATCAAGTTTAATTTTAGCAAGTTTGTTTTTGTGTTTTAGCCAAGGAGCTATAGGCCAAAACAAAAAAAAGAAAGATGCAGCAAAACCTGCTGTTACAGCTTCAGAGACCCCAAAACCTGACGCAAAAAAAGGTCCTAAACCCTACAATAAAGTAATTGATACCACAGCGGTTACACAAAAAGGATTGATAGATATTCACAAAATGGATGCTAAATACCTTTTTGAAATTCCAGCAACACTATTAGATACTGAAATTATGACCATTACCAGATTTTCTAAAACTCCTGCTGGAGGTGGAATTTTTGGTGGTGAAGAAGTAAACCGACAAGTGATTCAATTTGAAAAAGGATTGAACAACACGATGTTATTGCGATCTATCAGTTATGTTATCATGTCTCCAGATGGGGATAAGCCATTGGCTCAAGCTGTAAAAAACTCTTCAGCCAATCCAATTATTGGTAACTATGATATTCTAGCAATCAAGAAGGACAAAGATGGCAAAGAAGTAGCTTATGTTATTGACATGACACCAACCTTTGATGCGGATGTACAAACATTTTCATTGGATCCTGTAAAAAAACAAACATTGAGTATTCAGGCGTTTCAAAAGGAAAAATCATTTATTCAAAAAATAAGCAGTTTCCCTATCAATACTGAAATTAGAACGGTAAAAACCTATTCTACTGTTCCAGCTTTATTATCATTAAATCCTACACCAAAAATCGGCACTAATTTACCTGCAGGATTGGATTCAGGATTTTTAACTGTGGAACTGAATACATCGATGATAGCTTTACCAAAAAATCCGATGCGCAAAAGAACATTTGATGCGCGTGTAGGTTATTTTGCTAACCAATATGGTGTTTTTGAAGAAGAATCACATAAATCTGATACAGAGGTTTTTGCTGTAAGATGGCGTTTAGAACCAAAATCAAAAGAAGATGCTGCAAAGCAAAAAAGAGGTGAATTGATCGAACCAGCTAAGCCTATCGTTTATTACATTGACCCTGCTACACCAGACAAATGGAAAAAATACATCAAACAAGGTATCGACGATTGGCAAGTAGCTTTTGAACATGCAGGATGGAAAAATGCTATTCGTGGAGAATATTGGCCAGAAAATGATCCAACAATGAGTTTGGAAGACGCTCGTTTTTCAGTATTGCGTTATTTTGCTGCTGAAATCCAAAATGCATACGGACCAAACGTTCATGATCCTAGAACGGGAGAAATTCTAGAAAGTCATATTGGCTGGTACCACAACATCATGAGTTTGTTGCGCAATTGGTACTTAATACAAACAGCTGCTGTAGATCCTGCTGCTAGAAAAAAACAATTTGATGACAATTTAATGGGCGAATTAATTCGTTTTGTATCTTCTCATGAAGTAGGTCATACTTTAGGATTACGTCATAATATGGGAGCTAGTTCAGCTACTCCAGTAGAGAAATTGAGAGATCCTGCCTTCCAAGAGAAAAACGGACATACTTCTTCTATAATGGACTATGCTCGTTTCAATTATGTGGCACAACCTGAAGACGGTGTAAAACATTTGTTCCCAAAAATTGGTGATTATGACAAATGGGCTATCAAATGGGGGTATTCTTATTTTGATGATGCCAAAACTGACAAAGAAGAGAAAGCGATTCTGAACGAGATGACCAAAGAAGCATACAAAAATCGTCGTCTTTGGTTTGGTACAGAAACCAGTCCTTATGATCCAAGATATCAGACAGAAGATATTGGAGACAATGCTATGAAAGCTTCGGCTTACGGAATTAAAAATTTACAACGTATTCTTCCTAAATTAGTAGAATGGAGTGCAGAAAAAGGAGAAAGTTATGCTGAATTAGATGAATTATATTCAGCACTAACGGGTCAATTTAGACGTTATTTAGGACACGTAACCAAAAATGTAGGTGGTATTTATGATACTCCAAAAACCTACGATATGGGTGGAAATCAATTTGAAGTAGTACCAAGAAGTATCCAAAAAGAAGCTGTTAGTTTCTTAAATACGCAATTATTTGCTACACCAAAATGGTTGATGAATCAAAGCGTTTTAGCTAAAATCAATCCAGATAATGGCGTAGAGGCAATCAAAGCGATGCAAGAATCTACATTGAATAATTTATTGGCTGGAGATAGAATGGTTCGTTTGTTTGAAGGTTCTTCTATCAACAAAAACAACTACACAGTAGATGAATTAATGACAGATGTTCGCAACGGAATTTTTGCTGAATTAAAATCCAATACACCTATCGATATACACAGAAGAAATCTTCAAAAAGTATTTATCGATAAAGTAACTGGATTATTAAAACCAGGAAATGCAACTGTTCGTTCAGTACCTGTTGGAGTGACTTATGGTTTCAATACAAGAACAGTTAATTTGAATCAAACTGATTTACCTTCTATCGCTAGAGGACAATTAGTAGGATTAAAAGCTAGTGTAAAAGCAGCTGCGGCTCGTTCAACTGATAGATTAAGTAAGTTACACTTATTGGATTTAGCAGCTCGAATTGAGAATGCATTAGATCCTAAATAA
- the kdsA gene encoding 3-deoxy-8-phosphooctulonate synthase — translation MNLQQIPQIKHTDSDNFFLLAGPCAIEGEEMALRIAEKLVGITDKLEIPFVFKGSFKKANRSRIDSFSGIGDEKALKILRKVSETFIVPTVTDIHTNEDADKAAQYVDVLQIPAFLVRQTDLVVAAANTGKTVNLKKGQFMSPESMKHAVQKVLDCNNQNVMVTDRGTMFGYQDMIVDYRGIPTMQQYATTVLDVTHSLQQPNQTVGVTGGRPDMIETVAKAGIAVGVDGIFIETHFDPANAKSDGANMLHLDYFEELMTKLVAIRKTINQF, via the coding sequence ATGAACCTACAACAAATTCCACAAATTAAACATACTGATAGTGACAACTTTTTTTTATTGGCAGGCCCTTGCGCTATTGAAGGCGAGGAAATGGCTTTGCGAATTGCCGAAAAGTTAGTTGGTATAACTGACAAATTAGAAATTCCTTTTGTTTTTAAAGGATCATTTAAAAAAGCCAATCGTTCTAGAATTGATAGCTTCTCTGGAATTGGAGACGAAAAAGCATTAAAAATTCTTCGCAAAGTATCCGAAACTTTTATTGTTCCAACGGTAACCGATATTCACACGAATGAGGATGCAGATAAAGCAGCCCAATATGTTGATGTATTGCAAATTCCCGCGTTTTTAGTTCGCCAAACCGATTTAGTGGTCGCTGCTGCCAATACTGGAAAAACAGTCAACTTGAAAAAAGGACAATTTATGAGTCCAGAAAGTATGAAACATGCGGTTCAAAAAGTATTAGATTGCAACAACCAAAACGTAATGGTTACTGATAGAGGAACTATGTTTGGTTATCAAGATATGATTGTAGACTACCGAGGCATTCCTACGATGCAACAATATGCTACGACTGTTCTTGATGTAACCCATTCATTACAACAACCTAACCAAACTGTTGGTGTTACAGGAGGAAGACCTGATATGATTGAAACAGTTGCTAAAGCTGGAATTGCAGTTGGTGTAGATGGAATTTTCATCGAAACCCATTTTGATCCTGCTAATGCGAAAAGTGATGGTGCTAATATGTTGCATTTGGATTATTTTGAAGAGTTAATGACCAAATTAGTTGCCATTAGAAAAACTATAAATCAATTTTAA
- a CDS encoding M20/M25/M40 family metallo-hydrolase, whose amino-acid sequence MKKSVIIGAFFLSGMSVLAQTSDEKMLKDIYNSSLTNGKCYSWLEHLSNKIGARLSGSENAEKAVQYTKAQLEALGLDKVYLQEVMVPKWVRGEKETAYILDNKTKITVPIAALGGSVATPKNGLTAGVIEVQGIEDLKKWGDKIKGKIVFYNRPMDPTFIETFKSYGGCVDQRYAGAKEAAKFGAVGTIVRSMNLRLDDYPHTGAQSYGDLQPSEYIPTAAISTNGAELLSQKLKANPGLKFYFKQSCEQMEDVLSYNVVGEIKGSEHPDNIMVVGGHLDSWDLADGSHDDGAGVVQSMEALHIFKRLGYKPKNTIRVVLFMNEENGGRGGKKYAELAKTNNENHIFALESDSGGFSPRGFSIEADDANFQRISSWKNLFEPYLIHSFVKGGAGADINPLSSGKIVKAGLKPDSQRYFDYHHALNDNFDAINKRELELGAATMTSLLYLIDQNGIME is encoded by the coding sequence ATGAAAAAATCAGTTATCATAGGAGCTTTTTTCTTGAGTGGAATGAGTGTTTTGGCTCAAACTTCAGACGAAAAAATGCTGAAAGATATTTATAATTCAAGTTTAACTAATGGAAAATGTTATTCTTGGTTAGAGCATTTATCCAATAAAATAGGGGCAAGATTATCGGGTTCTGAAAATGCGGAAAAAGCAGTTCAATATACCAAAGCACAACTGGAAGCCTTAGGTTTAGACAAAGTTTATTTGCAAGAAGTGATGGTGCCAAAATGGGTTCGTGGTGAAAAAGAGACTGCTTATATTTTGGATAATAAGACAAAAATCACTGTTCCAATTGCCGCTTTAGGCGGTTCTGTTGCCACTCCTAAAAATGGTTTGACAGCTGGGGTTATTGAAGTGCAAGGAATTGAGGATCTAAAAAAATGGGGAGACAAAATCAAAGGAAAAATCGTTTTTTATAACCGACCAATGGATCCTACTTTTATTGAAACATTTAAGTCGTATGGTGGTTGTGTAGATCAACGTTATGCTGGTGCTAAAGAAGCGGCTAAATTTGGAGCAGTAGGAACAATTGTACGTTCTATGAATTTACGTTTAGATGATTATCCGCATACAGGTGCCCAAAGTTATGGTGATTTACAACCTTCTGAATACATTCCAACTGCAGCTATCAGTACCAATGGAGCAGAATTATTAAGTCAAAAATTAAAAGCTAATCCAGGGTTAAAATTCTACTTTAAGCAATCCTGTGAGCAAATGGAAGATGTTTTGTCGTATAATGTTGTTGGCGAAATTAAGGGATCAGAGCATCCGGATAATATAATGGTTGTTGGAGGTCATTTGGATTCTTGGGATTTAGCCGATGGTTCTCACGATGATGGTGCAGGAGTGGTGCAAAGTATGGAAGCACTTCATATATTTAAAAGGTTGGGTTATAAACCAAAAAACACGATACGTGTAGTATTGTTTATGAATGAAGAGAATGGAGGTAGAGGAGGAAAAAAATATGCTGAATTAGCGAAAACAAATAACGAGAACCACATTTTTGCATTAGAAAGTGATTCGGGTGGATTTAGCCCTAGAGGATTTTCTATAGAAGCTGATGATGCTAATTTTCAACGTATTTCCTCTTGGAAAAATCTATTTGAGCCGTATTTGATTCATAGTTTTGTAAAAGGAGGTGCTGGTGCAGATATTAATCCGCTTAGTTCTGGTAAAATTGTCAAGGCAGGATTAAAACCCGATTCACAACGCTATTTTGATTACCATCACGCATTAAATGATAATTTTGATGCAATAAATAAAAGAGAGTTGGAATTAGGTGCTGCAACAATGACCTCATTACTATATTTAATAGATCAAAACGGAATTATGGAATAA
- a CDS encoding glycoside hydrolase family 97 protein, which yields MKHLFSLFALFTFGFTQAQTVNSPSGKIALTFTLTSTGQPTYAVNYKEKTVVTTSDLGIKLKDKPSLDANFEIQSSKNSTFNEPWKPVLGEQATILNHYNELVVSLVQKGTNIKLNLVFRAFDEGVALRYDFPKQKELNYFIISDELTEFNLNENNKVFWLPGDFDSNEYEYNETQFSEIDNSKINMNNGIGVKSIPGKYTIQTPLMMKSPSGLYLNIFEAAVINYPVMHLKADVTNYKLKSELVPNAIGDKAYLQTPCVSPWRTIMISDDARDIVGSKMILNLNEPSKIEDTSWIKPMKYVGIWWEMHVGNSTWDYAGSQNATNFGTELKKSVGHGATTENTKRYIDFAAKHGFDGVLVEGWNEGWEDWSGNWKEEVFDFVTPYPDFDIAGISAYAKSKNVKMIMHHETSGSVANYERRLDRAFENMVKYNYPAVKTGYVGKIIPRGEMHDGQTMVNHFAHVVKRAADYKLMVNSHESSHPTGLGRTYPNYVAAEAARGNEFNAWSIGNPPMHETILPFTRQLGGPMDYTPGIFEIKMSHYDKNKTEQVHTTLAKQLALYVTMYSPIQMAADLPENYEKYSDAFQFIKDVALDWDETKYLQAEPGDYLTVARKTKGKQSWFLGAITDENARKTQIKLDFLTKGKKYKATIYEDAKGADWKNNPKAYKIRSIEVTNASKIQLNLAPGGGTAISFEPIQ from the coding sequence ATGAAACATTTATTTTCTCTTTTTGCCTTGTTTACTTTTGGATTTACACAAGCGCAAACAGTCAATTCTCCTTCTGGAAAAATCGCTTTAACATTTACATTAACTTCAACTGGACAGCCAACTTATGCAGTTAATTATAAGGAAAAAACAGTTGTAACGACAAGTGATTTAGGAATTAAACTAAAGGACAAACCGTCATTGGATGCCAATTTTGAAATCCAATCTTCAAAGAATAGCACATTCAATGAACCATGGAAACCTGTTTTAGGCGAACAGGCTACAATCTTGAATCATTACAATGAATTAGTAGTTAGTTTAGTTCAAAAAGGAACGAATATAAAACTGAATTTAGTGTTTAGAGCGTTTGATGAAGGAGTTGCTTTACGATATGATTTCCCAAAGCAAAAAGAGCTAAATTATTTTATTATTTCGGATGAATTGACAGAATTCAATTTGAACGAAAACAATAAAGTATTCTGGTTACCAGGCGATTTTGATAGCAATGAATACGAATACAACGAAACCCAATTCTCTGAAATTGACAATTCAAAAATCAATATGAATAACGGAATTGGAGTGAAGTCCATTCCTGGAAAATATACTATTCAAACGCCTTTAATGATGAAGTCACCATCGGGTTTGTATTTAAATATTTTTGAAGCAGCGGTGATCAACTATCCTGTTATGCACTTGAAAGCTGATGTGACAAATTATAAACTGAAATCAGAATTAGTGCCAAATGCTATTGGAGACAAAGCCTATTTGCAAACACCCTGTGTATCGCCTTGGAGAACGATTATGATTAGTGATGATGCTCGTGATATTGTAGGTTCTAAAATGATTTTGAATTTGAATGAGCCTTCGAAAATAGAAGATACTTCGTGGATAAAACCAATGAAATATGTTGGAATTTGGTGGGAAATGCACGTAGGAAATTCGACTTGGGATTATGCAGGTTCTCAAAATGCAACTAATTTCGGAACCGAATTGAAGAAATCCGTGGGACACGGAGCGACTACTGAGAACACCAAACGCTATATTGATTTTGCTGCAAAACATGGTTTTGACGGCGTTTTAGTAGAAGGTTGGAACGAAGGTTGGGAAGATTGGTCAGGCAATTGGAAAGAAGAAGTATTTGACTTTGTTACTCCTTATCCTGATTTTGATATTGCTGGAATTTCGGCCTACGCCAAATCGAAGAATGTAAAAATGATTATGCACCACGAAACTTCGGGATCGGTGGCGAATTATGAAAGACGTTTGGATCGTGCGTTTGAAAACATGGTGAAATACAATTATCCAGCTGTGAAAACAGGCTATGTTGGGAAGATTATTCCGCGAGGAGAAATGCACGATGGACAAACCATGGTGAATCATTTTGCACATGTAGTTAAACGTGCTGCTGATTATAAATTGATGGTCAATTCTCATGAATCCTCTCATCCGACAGGACTTGGTAGAACCTATCCCAATTATGTCGCTGCAGAGGCTGCGCGTGGTAACGAGTTCAACGCTTGGAGTATTGGTAATCCGCCAATGCACGAAACGATTTTGCCGTTTACTCGTCAGTTAGGCGGACCAATGGATTACACACCCGGAATTTTTGAAATTAAAATGAGTCATTATGACAAAAATAAAACGGAGCAAGTGCATACTACTTTGGCAAAACAATTGGCTTTGTATGTGACAATGTATTCTCCAATTCAAATGGCAGCTGACTTACCTGAAAATTATGAAAAATATTCGGACGCTTTTCAATTTATTAAAGATGTAGCTTTAGATTGGGACGAAACAAAATATTTACAAGCAGAACCTGGCGATTATTTAACTGTTGCAAGAAAAACAAAAGGAAAACAATCTTGGTTTTTAGGAGCTATTACAGATGAAAATGCAAGAAAAACTCAAATCAAATTGGACTTTTTAACTAAAGGGAAAAAATACAAAGCGACGATTTACGAAGATGCAAAAGGCGCTGATTGGAAAAATAATCCAAAAGCCTATAAAATTCGTTCAATAGAAGTTACGAATGCTTCAAAAATACAATTGAATTTAGCACCTGGCGGAGGAACCGCTATTAGTTTTGAGCCAATTCAATAA